A genome region from Maridesulfovibrio salexigens DSM 2638 includes the following:
- a CDS encoding replication-associated recombination protein A, with protein sequence MKLELTDNQPLADRIRPKKIDEFFGQNHIRERVEAFERSKRLPSLLLFGPPGCGKSTLAMLLAKSTGRHFMRISAPESGITALRKQLAGMDILILDELHRFSKAQQDFFLPILESGEITLLATTTENPSFSVTRQLLSRLHVLRLRSLGKTDLLAICNRACEELEIELSEDSLNLITSMAGGDGRSLLNLLEYTSQLPAEKREAENLRKILPETVIRGDRDGDSHYELASALIKSIRGSDPDAALYYLGCLIESGEDPKFITRRLIISAGEDIGLADPYAMTMAVSCQQAVEFIGMPEGFIPLSEAVVYLALAPKSNSTYAAYHTVKQEIRQNGMLPVPLHLRNATTSLQKEWGYGRNYLYPHSYPNSYVEQEYLPPEIADRMFYDPKDQGEEPRLNAWLKGQRRPRRQRKRPEPKKWGK encoded by the coding sequence ATGAAATTAGAACTTACAGACAATCAGCCTTTGGCTGACCGTATCCGGCCCAAAAAGATTGACGAATTTTTCGGGCAAAACCATATCCGCGAACGAGTCGAAGCTTTCGAGCGCTCTAAGAGACTTCCCAGCCTTTTGCTTTTCGGTCCCCCCGGTTGTGGTAAATCTACTCTTGCAATGCTTCTGGCAAAATCTACCGGCCGCCACTTCATGCGCATCAGTGCCCCCGAATCGGGTATTACTGCTTTGCGTAAGCAACTTGCCGGTATGGATATCCTTATCCTTGATGAACTGCATCGTTTCTCCAAGGCACAGCAGGACTTTTTTCTGCCTATTTTGGAATCAGGCGAGATTACACTACTGGCAACAACAACCGAGAACCCGTCTTTTAGCGTAACCCGGCAATTACTTTCTCGGCTGCACGTTCTCCGCCTTAGATCATTAGGTAAAACGGATTTGCTGGCAATTTGTAACCGGGCCTGTGAAGAGCTCGAAATTGAGCTCAGCGAAGATAGCTTAAATCTGATCACATCAATGGCTGGTGGTGACGGACGCAGTTTGCTCAATCTGCTTGAGTATACTTCGCAACTTCCTGCTGAAAAACGTGAAGCTGAAAATCTGCGCAAAATTCTTCCTGAAACCGTTATTCGCGGCGATAGGGACGGAGATTCTCATTATGAACTGGCTTCAGCATTGATTAAATCCATTCGCGGAAGCGACCCTGATGCGGCCCTTTATTATCTGGGCTGTTTGATTGAGAGCGGTGAAGATCCAAAATTTATAACCCGCAGACTTATCATTTCCGCTGGTGAAGATATCGGTTTGGCTGACCCTTATGCCATGACTATGGCTGTATCATGCCAGCAGGCAGTTGAATTTATAGGCATGCCGGAAGGATTTATCCCACTTTCCGAGGCGGTTGTTTATCTGGCTCTTGCGCCTAAAAGTAACAGCACCTACGCAGCCTACCATACCGTTAAGCAGGAAATCCGTCAGAACGGCATGCTCCCTGTTCCGCTGCATCTGCGCAATGCAACAACCAGTCTTCAAAAAGAATGGGGCTATGGCCGCAACTATCTTTATCCGCATTCTTATCCGAACTCTTATGTTGAGCAGGAATATCTGCCTCCGGAAATTGCGGATCGTATGTTCTATGATCCTAAGGATCAGGGTGAAGAGCCGCGCCTTAACGCATGGCTAAAAGGCCAGCGCCGACCGCGTAGGCAACGGAAACGACCTGAACCCAAAAAATGGGGCAAATAA